In one Melaminivora jejuensis genomic region, the following are encoded:
- a CDS encoding MinD/ParA family protein, with protein sequence MADTIAQAPQGAPQGARIMAVTSGKGGVGKTFISANLAAALTRRGHRVLVLDADLGLANLDVVLNLHPKVTLHDVFTGKARLDDAVIEAPGGFSVVLAGSGMIEYSRLTPTVRNEFLNVIHTLAPRYDIVLLDTGAGISDVVLFSVSLASEVLIVATPEPTSLTDAYAAIKVLATQQKRQQLRLVVNQTRRPGDGRAITGQLQQVLDRFVITDSGRPVRLIHMGDIPTDPIVRDAIMRRQLLVQQMPGCPAALAIAQLASKVDAALLERREA encoded by the coding sequence CTGGCCGACACCATTGCCCAGGCTCCCCAGGGTGCGCCCCAGGGCGCGCGCATCATGGCCGTGACCAGCGGCAAGGGCGGGGTCGGCAAGACTTTCATCTCGGCCAACCTGGCGGCGGCGCTGACGCGGCGCGGCCACCGCGTCCTGGTGCTGGACGCCGACCTGGGCCTGGCCAACCTGGACGTGGTGCTGAACCTGCACCCCAAAGTCACGCTGCACGACGTGTTCACCGGCAAGGCGCGGCTCGACGACGCCGTGATCGAGGCGCCAGGGGGCTTTTCCGTGGTGCTGGCCGGCTCGGGGATGATCGAGTATTCGCGCCTGACACCCACGGTGCGCAACGAGTTCCTCAACGTTATCCACACCCTGGCGCCGCGCTACGACATCGTGCTGCTGGACACCGGCGCGGGCATCTCCGACGTGGTGCTGTTTTCCGTCTCGCTGGCCTCCGAGGTGCTGATCGTGGCCACGCCCGAGCCGACCTCGCTGACCGACGCCTACGCCGCCATCAAGGTGCTGGCCACGCAGCAAAAGCGCCAGCAATTGCGCCTGGTGGTCAACCAGACGCGCCGCCCCGGCGACGGGCGCGCCATCACCGGGCAGCTGCAGCAGGTGCTCGACCGCTTCGTCATCACCGATTCAGGCCGGCCCGTGCGGCTGATCCACATGGGCGACATCCCCACCGACCCCATCGTGCGCGACGCCATCATGCGCCGCCAGCTGCTGGTGCAGCAGATGCCCGGCTGCCCGGCGGCGCTGGCCATCGCCCAACTCGCAAGCAAGGTCGATGCCGCCCTGCTGGAGCGGCGCGAAGCCTGA
- a CDS encoding GGDEF domain-containing protein — protein sequence MTLSASAASIQLRDLKLTTAHALVSQSAAGHQALQGCTPLEYLQTLIDGLCDLSLKDSLTGLPNRRFINAVIESEIDRVARSGEAALLLMLDIDHFKQVNDRYGHGAGDLVLQSVARTLERCLRPMDTVARYGGEEFAIVLPACLFGFGRTVAERIRRAVEETPVAISPTQTLHVTASIGGAFALQWIRSTAQLWIERADAQLYRAKAEGRNRVSIEDQPDSTVSAEEKNLLFGSLYTPSGWGDLPGPHDPPVCSAP from the coding sequence GTGACTCTTTCTGCGTCTGCCGCGTCCATCCAACTGCGAGATCTCAAGCTCACCACGGCCCATGCCCTGGTGAGCCAGTCTGCGGCAGGCCATCAGGCCCTGCAGGGCTGCACGCCCCTGGAGTACCTGCAGACGCTGATCGACGGCCTGTGCGACCTGTCCCTCAAGGATTCGCTGACCGGCCTGCCCAACCGGCGCTTCATCAATGCGGTGATCGAGAGCGAGATTGACCGTGTGGCCCGTTCGGGCGAGGCTGCGTTGCTGCTGATGCTGGACATCGACCATTTCAAACAAGTCAACGACCGCTATGGCCACGGGGCCGGCGATCTGGTGCTGCAGTCCGTGGCGCGCACGCTGGAGCGCTGCTTGCGCCCCATGGACACGGTGGCGCGCTACGGCGGCGAGGAATTCGCCATCGTGCTGCCGGCCTGCCTGTTCGGCTTCGGGCGCACGGTGGCCGAGCGCATCCGGCGCGCCGTCGAGGAAACCCCGGTCGCCATCAGCCCGACGCAGACCCTGCACGTCACGGCCAGCATCGGCGGCGCCTTTGCGCTGCAGTGGATACGCAGCACGGCCCAACTATGGATCGAGCGCGCCGACGCGCAGCTCTACCGCGCCAAGGCCGAGGGGCGCAACCGGGTAAGCATCGAAGACCAGCCCGACAGCACCGTGAGCGCCGAAGAAAAGAACCTGCTGTTTGGCTCCCTCTACACTCCTTCCGGCTGGGGCGACCTGCCAGGGCCCCATGATCCGCCTGTCTGCAGCGCCCCCTGA